The genomic window ACCTCAAGCCGTTTATTGAAAGCGAAACATATAACAATAAAAGAATATCTGTCAGCTTTCCGGATGGAAGCCACAGGCATCAGTAGCAGAGGTAATATACTGACCAGCAAACCCTGTGTAATCTCTCATGCTAACAAAGACCATTAAACTAAATGAAATCAAGTAGTGCAGAAACTGGTTTAGCAAGTGAAAGTTTGAAACTAGACTTTAAGAGAGGATTCTCTCAGCGGGGACACTAAGGCATTCAGTGgcactgttttttttaattctcctctcAGCAGGACCATAAGAAGATAAATACAGTGCCTTAGGCCAGCACTCCATGTTTAATCATGAGCAACAGTGAATGCTTAGAAAACAAGTTTCAGAGCAGGATATGCAGAGAACAACAATCCTTACCTGAGATACCCCCTCCTGTGCCCCAAATACTCAGCTGTTTCCTGCCTGAAATGCTACCACCCTTACCCCCTCCACGATACTCTAATCTCTTCTTGAATTCACCACTTAGCTCTATATTAagaaaacacatacacacatagTACTGAGGTAGACTGATGGGATCAGAAATAGTTTCAGATTTCCTTTCATCTAGGAAGATGTACTTCTGATAAGTATCAAAAGCAGGCTAAATGTTTTTCTTATGCTTCAACAAAATGACTGAAGGAATACTCAAATAACATCAGACTCAGTGAGAGTGCTTAGGATACATCCCTTACCCTTTATAAGCACCGTTCTCTATTGATTTGTGAAGAAGTTTTATCTAGCCAGGATGTGGCACAGATAAAATTCAGACACCTGAAAAAGGACTGAGATGTGGTACATCCCAGTCTACACAGTAGTTTGGGTCTCTCAGTTCAGGTGCTCTTTAAGAACTCTCCATCATGTCCAAAGCTACACCAACAAAGGCAAAGCTATGAATGTTGTAACTTACATCATTGAAAGTTAACTGGACCTCCTTCTTCTCTCCCAGTTTCAGAGAAGATATAGGAAATGTGGACGTGCCAAGAGTCTCATCCATAACATAGTTGGCATCCATCAAAGTAACCTAGAAAAGATACACAGGTATTCAATTCTACTTTGATAAATCTTTTTAATTCCATACAGCCTacacctaaaattaaaaaaaaaaaaaaaaaaaagaaaaaggaataaaggaatAGGCCTAACCCAACCCAGTCAACACCCAAGGCCAACAGACATGTTCTTTTAAACAGGATAAGCTCATGTATAGTGTGGGTGGCACTTTCAAGGCAATCAATTGCATGAATGCAACAGTATCATTTACAAAGGGTTTTTAACCCAAGCACCTTTCAGCCAGTAAATCTCACATTCTAAGCAGacataaatttaaattatacatataaaatatacaaTTACTTCAAATTTCCAGTTAGTAAACCTTCTCTATGGAGAAACTTACAGTTTTAGATGTGATACACCAAAAACCATACAGTAACTTTTCAGTGAAGACGGAATCCATACATCCTGTCCTTGTATCTACAGACTGAGATTTTTAAAGCAATGATTTGGCAAAATGTGCAGCATTACAAATTACATTAAACTTCTCTCTGTACCCAGCCAGATCTTCAAGTCTCTTCTCATATTCTCCATGTCAGAGCATATACCTTTTCAAAGTGTGATACTATCCTTAGATATATGTGGATACCGCAGAACACTGTTCAATGCTTTTGCTCTAATCCATGTGGGTCTATGTCTAGCAGCCTTTTTGCTCAGTGGTAGCCTTTCAAGTTCTCACATAAGACATTTAGAAAGAATTTCAAATTACCATTTAAATGGTTTCTATTAAATGAGTTCTCCAAACTCATTTAGCTTACAATTTTTTCCACTCTGGGGAATTCTATCTCCTAAAATATCATGTTTGCGGCTTGGACCATATCTTTTTGCATAAAACAAATGGAATCAAGATACAATTATTTGAATAACTAGTTGCTACATCTGGGTTCAGCCTCTTCTCAGCTATAAAGAATCTTCCTCATCCTGTGCCACAAGCAACCCTTTGAAATGATGAATGTATTTTAGGACAGACTCATTATTTCAATGGCACCTCTGTTCTGTTTCCTGGCAGAACTTTATGTCCATTGCTGTAATCTCTGTGGGCTGTCTTTTAAAACCAATAGCAATACAACAGGATTTTGAAGAGCTTACACTTTGGAGTGAAAACTGCACTTGGGATAaagatttacattaaaataatctgaGTAGGCAAAAGGATTGTGGAGTCTGTGTAAGCTTTGGAATTCACAGAGGTTTTGTGTGTGGAGGTTGTTTCACAGATTTGAATTCTGACACTGTACTCCATCCAGAATCTAAAGGTTCTGCTGGGCACTGCGTGTGTATACAACAGTGGCAGAACACAAACATCAGTTTTAATCCAAAGACTATACTGTTCATGGtgaagaaaacagcttttaatgtttaaaaaaaagttcaaatcTTGAGACAACAGATGCCATACACATACAAGCCGCTGTTATTTTAACCTTCCAAACATTGTACAACTTCCATTGTCACAGATGCAGCTCAGTCATGTCATTTACCTCAAGAACATTCTCTTGATTGGGGTCCAAAATGAACTCAAAGGTCTCGTTCCACACAGGATTCACATCGttattgaaatgttttgttctctTCCTGCAGTCAGGGGCAGATGGGATGAACAGCTCCACATAGGGATCTGGAGTGTCAACTACAGAGCAAAACAGATGTTCAAGTTAGGTAAAACTCAAGTTTGGGTTGTAATATTCGACACGGTTATGTGAAACCACAGATCACCTCATGGTCTATGACAGAAAAACATTCAGctatataaattacataaatataatgACATGAATGATATAATGATATTAACAATTTCCCAAAAAGAAACAGATATTATGCTTTTaagaggggagaagaaaagccTTGAACAAACAGAACGGCACTGGGATTGATTCAAGTTTTTTGGTAGTATGTATAATTCTACCAGGCAgaggtaattatttttaaaagtttttaccCCTTCTTCTCTTTCTAGCCTTTAATTACTTTGGCTGGTCTCACAGAAGTAACTACTCCACAAAAACAGTCTTCAGATAATGAAAACAAGAAGCTTGGTATACATATTTGGATCCTCTTTAACCTTTGTTGGTCTGACAATCGTGAAGGAAATCAGGCCACTTACATACTGCTAAACACAGCATAAGGAGAGTTGTTCAAATCTGAAGCCACTGCAATCATCAGAGCTCTGTGGAGGTCACCACAAAATCAAGACCTTATTTACACAGTATATTTGAATAACAACTGTGCAAAACACTAACTGAAAATGTAGAAACATATGACAACTATAGCTAATCAGAATTATCAGTGGGAGAAAAATACACACCAACAAAACTCAACGAATGGGTCTAGTAAGAGCCATTCCTGAGAGCAAAGAATGCATTGCTGGCAGCCCCATCTTTCCAACTGgttaatatttttcagtccaGTGATGCTTTTTCTGTccaatgagacttttttttctgttgaattggGCCAAGGCTGATGTAGTCATTTACAGATTTCTCTAAAACATTGCTCAGATGCTTCACATGAGAGAGCATGGGACATTATCCCAGTTATTTTGGTGATCATGAAAAGccatctgctctgctgtggtAAAACGCACTCATCTTTCCAGCATCCTCTCCTCAAAGTTTCTCCTCTGCTTTACTGAAACATTTTCAAGCAAATACAATACCCATCACAAACAAGAATCCTTTTCTTAAAGGTCTCTTTTTGAAAGAGATTAAAACCTATTACTATATAAAAAAGGTCTGAACATTCCTCTTTGTACACACTTGAAGTCTAAAGATACTTTTTTCAACAAAGTCAAATGTTTTTAGAGACACTTGAATTTCAATAAAACATTATCAGTGAGATTGCTGAGGCCCAGAACTACATGGGCATTTCAgctgggagaaagaggaaaagagcaaaacaaaaaagttgatACATTCAAATGGAAATCAATcacctttgaaaaaaaaccaaccaaacagcCACAAAAAGGCGCAGGGAGTTCTGTACACGTACCAAAGCACAACAGAGTCAAAACTCAAAATTTTTGGTGTCCCAGTAGAGGGGAAAATCTGCCAGACCTAACATGCTTTCTGATGGCATCGCCAAACATAAGAGATACTGAACTTGCCCACAAAGTACTTCAATTACCTCTGGAGATGCAGAGTTACACTCAAGGGTCATACTTTGAATTAAGTATTCCTGTAGCTAGGGAAACTTTAGGGACAGTAAACAAACCTTCTCCTAGACTCAGGCTCCCTCGATTAAAATTCTGTATGTAAATAGATTTTGTGATTCAAAGATTTCACTGTGTGAGAATTTCCCTGGATTGCTAAAAAACTCCCCAGGACTCCCTAAGGAGTTTTAGACTGTGGTCCGTATCTGTGAGGCTTAGCTAATTACTATGGTTTCGCAAGTCACACCACTACCTGTATAATTAACAAGCAGCTATTTAAAGTTGGGGATCAGTGTGGAAAGCCTTTAAATAGCAATCTTTATTAGCTCCTAAGAATTTATGTCTGATCTTGTCTCTTATTTAAAGTCAGGGGAACAGGGGGATCAACCCCCAagtgttttttaaatctgttttctcaatGTCAGTTCTAACTAGTTGCCAACTTTTACTGAATACATTAGCTCCCTTGTGAATTACTACATAAATCTGTACCAGAAATAAGGGAATCAAGGCCCCTTGAAACTAAACAGCAAAATATCTACTGAAATCAGAAGTGACAAGATCTCATCTGGTATGTCTGGATATCAAGCACTACTTCGGCAATAAACACTACAGACTTGCTCTGCCAAGAGACTGAGCTTGCCTACAAAAGCTTGGTTTTTAACCAAAATACTGGTGCTAAACAGTGTTCTGGGCAAAACATCAATTGCTTCCCTTTCCATTCAATTTTTTATGTGATTATGTGATCAGCCCTAACTATAAGTTACAAAactctaatttttccttttaaacaaaaacagCAATTGGTTTCCTATCTGTAGACAAAATTCCGAAGCACGTGGAAAACCCATACCACTGCACAGCTGGCATACAGATGGCATTACTAACTTCCTATCAGACAGACTCCAAATAAGTGTTGAAACAGAAACTAAATCCAAGACACGGAACaactaaaattagaaaaatccATCTTTGTAACTCAGTATTGCCAAGCCGCCCCCTCGCTCCCTGcctttattatcttttttaacCCAAGGCAAAAAGTTAATCATCtgccttttcatttttccaagtTTATTTTGTGCTATTTtcaattaagaaaatgaaaatctctTCTGTAACTTCCTTCTtcagacaaagaggaaaaatactggAAGACTGTGTGCTCTGATTAAGATATTGCTATAAACTATACTATATTAATCAAAATCTTACTCATTATTGTTTGGGGACCAAAAACTAGCTACCAGCAATCTGGCAAGTAACACAAAAGTATTCACTTAAtatatttcaaaacattaaagTTATCCAGCGCAGACAGAACAGACAGAGTGTGAATCCTTTTGCATAAATGTATTTATTCCTGTTTGTGGTTTTGCTAGTTGATTTGTCGGGTGTTTTGTCAAAAAACTAACCTGAAAGTCTAAGTGAAAAGTAGCTTGATTGCTGCTGTTatctgtattttgattttaaatggaagcatttttatgaaattatttatggGTCAAAAGCTGATTGCAAGTGCAATTAATACAAGAGACTTATCGATGTAGAGACAGCACTGTCATGCATTTACTCTTGAAATACCAACCACAGACTTTTCAAAAGAAGCAACGTGTAAGAGTTTGTACTTCTTCCTCAGGACACTTCCAAAGAAAGTGAAGTTTCTATACAGCTCCGCTAGGCTCTGGGCTATACTTTGTGCAAGCATTCTCGCATGACTCCTACATCATTTGCGGGCTAGCTATCTACAGTGCATCTCAACTTTTAATGTAAGTAAAGTTTGGAACATTTGCAAATGGACATATGCACTACCATAAGACAGGGAGTGGAAGGTATGATTCCATATCCCTCTGTTCCTGGCTCTCTTTGACTATTCACAGCAAGTGCCTCAGTATTTGCATGCAACTAAAACACAGTAATTTTGCCAGCGTCAAGTGCTTCATACACAATGGCATAGATAATGCTCTGAACAGAGGGACCAGACTCCATTAGTATTTCTCAGGGACAAATAACTATGAACTGACAATTAAGTACAAGTGTATCTAAAATCCCACCTTTACACTAAAACATAAAACTAAGAGTTTCAGCTTTGATGTCAATACTAACTAATGATGTCAGAACTAACAGAAATTCCTGAAATTAGCATCTTATAGCTAGATGAATTATAAAGGTAATTGACAAAAAGTTCATAATAATCCTTTTGTAAGATTTACAGCGTCCACCAAATCGCCAGGGGTTGAAGACAGATATCCAATAACAAAAGCAGAGTCAGCATCTAAACAGTTATTTCTAAACACACTGGCTTAAGAAATGGCTGAGAGGTAGGAAGTACAG from Athene noctua unplaced genomic scaffold, bAthNoc1.hap1.1 HAP1_HAP1_scaffold_667, whole genome shotgun sequence includes these protein-coding regions:
- the LOC141955808 gene encoding cytosolic phospholipase A2-like is translated as MSVIDPYQHIVVEHQYSHIFTVTVRKATNVTKGAIGDMLDTPDPYVELFIPSAPDCRKRTKHFNNDVNPVWNETFEFILDPNQENVLEVTLMDANYVMDETLGTSTFPISSLKLGEKKEVQLTFND